The Chryseobacterium sp. 52 genome includes a region encoding these proteins:
- a CDS encoding T9SS type A sorting domain-containing protein produces MKRTSIHCFFLILFTFSVSLLNAQSAVLATGTNASGSNGSVSYSVGQTTYLYKGVNSQVLEGVQQPYEITTLSAHETVSKQEGILLYPNPFRDYLYIDFTSSPYKGSEYQLYDAQGKLIKKDVISQSKSELNLSSLPSAVYIIRINQNGENLKTFKVIKK; encoded by the coding sequence ATGAAAAGAACATCTATTCACTGCTTCTTTCTCATTCTGTTCACCTTTTCCGTCAGTCTTCTGAATGCTCAGTCGGCAGTTCTGGCAACGGGAACAAATGCATCAGGAAGCAACGGCTCGGTTTCTTACAGTGTCGGCCAGACCACTTATCTATACAAAGGAGTGAATTCCCAGGTATTAGAAGGGGTACAGCAGCCTTACGAAATTACGACACTCTCTGCCCATGAAACCGTATCAAAGCAAGAAGGCATTTTACTTTACCCTAACCCTTTCAGAGATTATCTGTACATTGATTTTACATCTTCTCCCTACAAAGGATCGGAATATCAGCTGTATGATGCTCAGGGCAAACTGATCAAAAAGGATGTGATTTCACAATCCAAGTCAGAGCTCAACCTTTCTTCTCTCCCTTCGGCGGTCTATATTATCAGAATCAACCAGAACGGAGAAAACCTAAAAACATTTAAAGTCATAAAAAAATAA
- a CDS encoding beta strand repeat-containing protein → MKKILLSLGIMLGLFIGHAQAPEKMSYQSVMRNGSGQLLVNQSIAVKVSVLQGSPAGTLVYSERLTGNTNANGLISMEIGTGTVLTGTFSTINWPAGSYYLKTETDPAGGTNYTIAGTSQLLSVPYAMYAKSAGGTGGTFIIPYTNTVNNASTLFSLINDGDGTSVEGINNTTSSSIASIRGMVNNTAPGGFSSGVRGINNGTGGLGIGVWGGQNGSGWGVYGVTPSGLGVYGNSSAAGTGVYANSNTGTGLTATSTSGIAASMSIFNNANNSNVLNANTLGNGTVINVLSSGSGTGVLSSTGAGFAVHGITTAQSSAGIIGDNSSNGEAVVGRTTSDIAGAVVGRNDGGGYGVRGFAATNTTGTSVGVFGQAGVSNGKGRAGRFENVNATNDFNTLEVETNGAGNIPDNTEGNASSFLVNNTNSVAAAVRGEVKTIFGNFGAAGIFGVSSGTGGFAGLFHASNSSGNGAAVVAITDGNGNAITANAGKNGNGVETNIDGNGNALYAWVPTFATGRAGKFNIFNDTNTSDVITVTTVGNGIAGNFKVDRVTGTSAAVKGEVNSQFSNFGTAGVYGISSGTGGFAGLFHASNPSGNGPALIAIADGNGNGVTANATNSGDGVETTADGTGNALFAWTPNFSNGKAARFVNFNDANTNSVITVETHSAGNLALFKSGTPATANVARINSAGRGFFNGGTQTGGADLAEVFDVEGNISEYEPGDILIISTDSDRTVEKSSKPYSTLVAGVYATKPGVLLTEEHIDTDISSKVPMGVIGVIPTKVCLEGGKIKRGDLLVTSSKSGTAMKANPKKVKIGQVIGKALQDYDQNSIGKIKVLVNIK, encoded by the coding sequence ATGAAAAAAATATTACTATCGCTGGGGATCATGCTGGGCCTATTTATAGGACACGCACAGGCTCCGGAAAAAATGAGCTACCAATCCGTCATGAGAAACGGATCCGGTCAGTTGCTGGTCAATCAAAGTATCGCAGTTAAGGTAAGCGTATTACAGGGCTCACCTGCCGGAACGCTGGTCTATTCTGAACGATTAACAGGAAATACGAATGCCAACGGGCTTATCAGCATGGAAATAGGAACCGGAACGGTACTTACCGGAACTTTTTCTACCATCAACTGGCCCGCAGGGAGCTATTATTTAAAAACGGAAACGGACCCTGCCGGAGGAACTAATTATACTATAGCAGGAACCAGCCAATTATTAAGCGTTCCTTATGCCATGTATGCAAAATCTGCAGGCGGAACCGGGGGAACCTTTATTATCCCTTATACCAATACCGTGAATAATGCCTCTACTTTATTTTCGTTAATCAATGACGGTGACGGAACTTCGGTGGAAGGAATCAATAATACAACCTCTTCAAGTATTGCCTCTATACGGGGAATGGTAAACAATACAGCACCCGGAGGATTCTCCAGTGGTGTACGAGGGATTAATAACGGAACCGGAGGACTGGGAATTGGTGTCTGGGGAGGCCAAAACGGAAGTGGATGGGGCGTTTACGGCGTTACTCCCAGCGGTTTGGGTGTTTACGGAAATTCATCGGCTGCCGGAACGGGAGTCTATGCTAACAGTAACACAGGAACCGGTCTTACGGCAACCAGTACTTCCGGAATCGCAGCAAGTATGTCGATTTTCAATAATGCAAACAACAGCAATGTTCTCAATGCCAACACTCTTGGAAACGGGACGGTTATCAATGTTTTATCTTCCGGCAGCGGCACAGGGGTTTTGAGTTCCACAGGAGCCGGTTTTGCTGTACATGGCATTACCACTGCACAGAGTTCTGCAGGAATTATAGGTGATAACAGCAGCAATGGAGAAGCTGTGGTAGGAAGAACAACCAGTGATATTGCAGGAGCAGTAGTAGGCCGTAATGACGGAGGAGGATATGGAGTAAGAGGATTTGCAGCCACCAATACTACAGGAACTTCTGTAGGTGTTTTCGGGCAAGCTGGGGTCAGTAATGGAAAAGGGCGTGCAGGAAGATTTGAAAACGTCAATGCAACCAATGATTTTAATACTCTTGAGGTAGAAACCAATGGGGCAGGAAATATTCCTGATAATACGGAAGGGAATGCATCATCATTTCTTGTTAATAATACAAACAGTGTAGCGGCAGCAGTGAGAGGTGAAGTGAAAACGATCTTCGGAAACTTCGGGGCGGCAGGTATTTTTGGTGTTTCTTCAGGAACAGGAGGTTTCGCCGGTTTATTTCATGCTTCCAACTCATCCGGAAACGGTGCTGCAGTAGTGGCTATTACTGATGGAAACGGGAATGCCATTACAGCCAATGCAGGCAAAAACGGGAATGGTGTAGAAACCAATATTGACGGGAATGGAAATGCTCTGTATGCATGGGTTCCCACATTTGCTACCGGACGCGCAGGAAAATTCAACATATTTAATGACACCAATACGAGTGATGTAATTACAGTAACTACAGTTGGAAACGGTATTGCCGGGAATTTTAAAGTGGACCGAGTAACGGGTACTTCTGCTGCAGTAAAAGGGGAAGTTAATTCCCAGTTCTCTAACTTCGGTACTGCCGGTGTTTATGGTATTTCCTCCGGAACAGGCGGTTTTGCCGGATTATTTCATGCAAGCAATCCTTCAGGAAATGGTCCTGCATTAATTGCTATCGCAGATGGAAACGGAAACGGGGTTACAGCAAACGCTACCAACTCGGGAGACGGGGTAGAAACCACAGCAGATGGTACAGGAAATGCCCTTTTTGCATGGACTCCCAACTTCAGTAACGGTAAAGCGGCAAGGTTTGTTAATTTTAATGATGCAAACACTAATTCTGTGATAACCGTAGAAACTCACAGTGCCGGAAATTTAGCCCTATTCAAGTCCGGAACTCCGGCAACAGCCAACGTAGCAAGGATCAATTCTGCCGGACGAGGATTCTTTAATGGAGGTACTCAAACTGGTGGAGCGGATTTAGCTGAGGTTTTTGACGTAGAGGGAAATATTTCCGAGTATGAACCGGGTGATATTCTGATTATTTCAACAGATTCAGACAGAACCGTGGAAAAATCATCAAAACCCTATTCTACTCTCGTTGCCGGAGTATACGCTACAAAACCGGGTGTATTACTTACGGAAGAGCATATAGACACTGACATTTCCAGCAAAGTTCCCATGGGGGTCATTGGGGTCATCCCTACAAAAGTTTGTCTCGAGGGAGGAAAAATTAAAAGAGGAGATCTTTTAGTAACCTCATCAAAATCAGGAACCGCCATGAAAGCCAATCCTAAAAAAGTAAAAATCGGGCAAGTGATTGGAAAAGCACTTCAGGATTATGACCAAAACTCAATCGGTAAAATTAAAGTATTGGTAAACATTAAATAA
- a CDS encoding META domain-containing protein, which yields MKKILLSFFAVLVLGAIVSCSAVPEKNPGLQRQWMLISFGQFSKEELIKNKAEINLTGIMEKGKIRGGAHMGCNSMFFISEFKSEGKVKISGLGSTMKACENMELETAFSQSFDKMTNYSIEGHFLTLSDDRGNSMKLVAADWD from the coding sequence ATGAAAAAAATACTCTTATCATTTTTTGCCGTTTTAGTCCTGGGAGCCATTGTCAGCTGCTCTGCGGTCCCGGAAAAAAATCCCGGTCTCCAAAGACAGTGGATGCTGATTTCTTTCGGTCAATTTTCCAAAGAAGAATTGATTAAGAATAAAGCAGAGATCAATCTTACGGGCATTATGGAAAAGGGAAAAATTAGAGGAGGAGCCCATATGGGATGTAACAGTATGTTTTTTATTTCCGAATTTAAAAGTGAGGGAAAAGTGAAAATCTCCGGACTAGGAAGTACAATGAAAGCGTGCGAGAATATGGAACTGGAAACTGCATTTAGTCAAAGTTTCGATAAAATGACCAATTATTCCATCGAAGGACATTTCCTTACCTTGTCTGATGACCGTGGAAATTCTATGAAATTGGTAGCGGCAGATTGGGATTGA
- a CDS encoding S46 family peptidase produces the protein MKRLFLLFTFLLGFAQMRADEGMWLLMLIKRLNGVDMQKQGLHLTPEEIYSVNNSSLKDAIVSFGGFCTGEIVSDKGLIFTNHHCGYGAVAAASTPEKDYLKNGFWAMKQKDEFNAKDLYVRFLVRMDDATQRINSKLNNNMTGAERKAVIDAETKAIQTENSENGKYTVVVRDFFNGNEFYYFVYQDYKDIRLVGAPPSSLGKFGGDTDNWEWPRHTADFTVFRVYGDAAGNPAEFAPTNVPLKPKHFLPVSLKGIKPGDFSMILGYPGRTNRYLTSYGIQQMVNKDYPAWVESSKLAMDVMKKYMDKDKATQLNYASQYASVANYWKNRQGTIDAVDKNGTISDKQKIEDTYRKWSVMPGNTAYDGVLEDIGEYYKQVSERNVERNYASQFSRNAKYITLALQVGSVLKAYAAQDMQGRLAMKAKTEAALKAAYENFNPSLEGEMLASMAGLYQSRVTNKEVASATILGLDAKTLSNVAYSSIFANKTSATNFLLNPDALKLDADQLWKIANGIVADQKMMTEKYSKVDDNFNKNNRLFLAGLMKAMPEKKFYPDANSTMRLTYGTVDKLPVRNDRNYFGVTDNYYTDMTGLVGKYKKGDEEFDLPQRVIDLYNLKDFGQYADAAGYMPVNFLSNNDITGGNSGSPVIDGDGNLIGIAFDGNSEALSGDIVFEQEWQKTINVDVRFVLWTIDKYAGARRLVDELKLVRGENTPADTKTKNSGTTQMPKKTKTKK, from the coding sequence ATGAAAAGACTATTTCTACTGTTCACTTTCTTATTGGGCTTTGCTCAGATGAGGGCGGATGAGGGGATGTGGCTGTTAATGCTCATCAAAAGACTTAACGGGGTTGACATGCAAAAACAAGGTTTGCATTTGACACCTGAAGAAATTTATTCGGTAAACAATTCAAGCTTAAAAGATGCTATTGTAAGCTTCGGAGGCTTCTGTACCGGAGAAATTGTTTCTGACAAAGGACTTATTTTCACGAACCACCACTGTGGTTACGGTGCTGTTGCTGCAGCTTCTACTCCGGAAAAAGATTATCTGAAAAACGGATTCTGGGCAATGAAGCAGAAAGACGAATTTAATGCAAAAGATCTTTATGTAAGGTTTTTGGTTAGAATGGATGATGCTACGCAGAGAATCAATTCTAAGCTCAACAACAATATGACCGGAGCAGAGAGAAAAGCAGTTATTGATGCTGAAACAAAGGCAATCCAGACTGAAAACTCTGAAAACGGAAAATATACTGTAGTGGTAAGAGATTTCTTCAACGGAAATGAATTTTACTATTTCGTATACCAGGATTACAAAGATATCAGATTGGTAGGTGCACCCCCTTCATCATTAGGTAAATTCGGAGGTGATACAGATAACTGGGAATGGCCAAGACATACGGCTGACTTTACAGTATTCAGAGTTTATGGAGATGCAGCAGGAAACCCTGCAGAATTTGCTCCAACCAATGTTCCTTTGAAACCTAAGCACTTCCTTCCTGTTTCTCTAAAAGGAATCAAGCCTGGTGATTTCTCTATGATCCTTGGATACCCTGGAAGAACAAACCGTTATCTTACTTCTTACGGAATCCAGCAGATGGTAAATAAAGACTATCCGGCTTGGGTAGAATCTTCTAAATTAGCGATGGACGTTATGAAAAAGTATATGGACAAAGATAAAGCGACTCAGCTTAACTATGCGTCTCAATATGCTTCTGTAGCTAACTACTGGAAAAACAGACAGGGAACTATCGATGCGGTAGATAAAAACGGAACAATCTCTGACAAACAGAAGATCGAAGACACTTACAGAAAATGGTCTGTAATGCCTGGTAATACTGCTTATGATGGAGTTTTAGAAGACATTGGAGAATATTACAAACAGGTTTCTGAAAGAAATGTTGAAAGAAACTATGCTTCACAGTTCTCAAGAAATGCAAAATATATTACGCTTGCTTTACAGGTAGGATCTGTACTTAAAGCTTATGCTGCACAAGATATGCAGGGAAGACTTGCGATGAAGGCTAAAACTGAAGCAGCACTGAAAGCAGCTTATGAAAACTTCAACCCATCTCTGGAAGGAGAAATGCTTGCTTCTATGGCTGGTCTTTACCAGTCGAGAGTAACGAATAAAGAAGTGGCATCTGCTACTATTTTAGGATTAGACGCTAAGACTCTTTCTAATGTAGCCTATTCTTCTATTTTCGCGAACAAGACTTCTGCAACGAACTTCTTATTGAACCCGGATGCATTAAAACTTGACGCTGACCAACTTTGGAAAATTGCGAACGGAATTGTGGCAGACCAAAAAATGATGACGGAGAAGTATTCTAAAGTTGATGATAACTTCAACAAGAACAACCGTCTGTTTTTAGCTGGATTAATGAAAGCTATGCCTGAGAAAAAATTCTACCCGGATGCTAACTCTACGATGAGATTAACATACGGAACGGTAGATAAACTTCCTGTTAGAAATGACAGAAACTACTTTGGTGTTACTGATAACTATTATACTGACATGACCGGTCTTGTTGGAAAATACAAGAAAGGGGATGAAGAATTCGATCTTCCACAAAGAGTGATCGATCTTTATAACCTTAAAGATTTCGGACAGTATGCTGATGCTGCAGGATATATGCCTGTTAACTTCCTTTCTAACAATGATATTACAGGGGGTAACTCTGGTTCTCCGGTAATTGACGGAGACGGAAACCTTATCGGTATTGCATTCGATGGAAACAGCGAAGCATTAAGCGGTGATATCGTATTTGAACAGGAGTGGCAGAAAACGATCAACGTAGATGTACGTTTCGTTCTTTGGACTATCGACAAATATGCCGGAGCAAGAAGATTAGTTGACGAATTAAAGCTTGTAAGAGGAGAAAACACTCCTGCTGATACAAAGACTAAAAATTCAGGGACTACTCAAATGCCTAAGAAAACAAAAACCAAAAAATAA
- a CDS encoding YdeI/OmpD-associated family protein — protein MKPIEFKAVIQQNGEINAAFVEFPFSTEELFSKKGQVKIKATFDRTVEYRGSLVKMKSDCHILGLTQEVRKQLGKSFGDTVSVSLFEDKEERTVEITDDIATVFNENSEAKTLFEAMSYTHRKEYIRWIEEAKKPETREKRKIRMIEMILEGKKGI, from the coding sequence ATGAAACCGATAGAGTTTAAAGCAGTCATACAGCAAAATGGTGAAATAAATGCCGCTTTTGTGGAGTTTCCGTTTTCTACAGAGGAACTCTTCAGCAAAAAAGGACAGGTAAAAATTAAAGCCACATTTGACCGTACAGTGGAATACCGTGGGAGCCTTGTCAAAATGAAATCTGATTGTCATATTTTGGGTCTCACTCAGGAAGTACGAAAGCAGCTTGGGAAAAGTTTCGGGGATACCGTTTCAGTTTCCTTATTTGAAGATAAGGAAGAAAGAACGGTAGAAATCACCGATGATATTGCTACTGTTTTTAATGAAAACTCTGAAGCGAAAACTCTTTTTGAAGCAATGAGCTACACGCATAGAAAAGAATATATCCGTTGGATTGAGGAAGCGAAGAAACCTGAGACAAGGGAAAAAAGAAAAATCAGGATGATAGAAATGATTCTGGAGGGGAAGAAAGGAATATAA